One segment of Pseudomonas pohangensis DNA contains the following:
- the mrcB gene encoding penicillin-binding protein 1B: protein MTRSRSPNPSRSPRARSRRKPAASRGWLGWLFKLALVGSVLLAGLMVYFDAVVQEKFSGKRWTVPAKVYARPLELFAGLKLDKQDFLTELEALGYRRVTSVSSPGTVSVAGNNIELGTRGFMFYEGAEPAQRVRVRFSGNYVAELSRANGGKLAVARLEPLLMGGLYPAHNEDRVLIQLDQAPIYLLETLVAVEDRDFYKHLGVSPKSIARALWVNAAAGGVRQGGSTLTQQLVKNFYLSNERSLTRKATEALMALLLELHYSKQEILEAYLNEVFLGQDGQRAIHGFGLASQYYFSQPLSELKLDQVALLVGMVKGPSYYNPRRYPERALARRNLVLDLLAEQQIITPDEAEAAKKKPLGVTQRGTLANTSYPAFMDLIKRQLREDYQEQDLTEEGLRIFTSFDPIRQTEAESALTETLKRLGSRKGVDAVEAAMVVTNPETGEVQALIGSRNPRFAGFNRAVDAVRPIGSLIKPAVYLTALERPSQYTLTSHLLDEPFSVKGQDGQVWKPQNYDRKAHGDIFLYQGLANSYNLSTAKLGLELGVPKVLNSLGRLGVEQDWPAYPSMLLGAGGLSPLQVAGMYQTIANGGFNTPLRAIRSVLTADGEPLKRYPIQIQQRFDPGAIYLLQNAMQRVMREGTGRSVYNQLPASLIVAGKTGTSNDSRDSWFAGFSQDLLAVVWLGRDDNGKTPLTGATGALQVWTSFMRKAEPVSLDMPLPDNVTQAWIDGTTGQGSDPSCTNAVQMPYIRGSQPAAGTPCGLTAPVESVMDWVRGWVE from the coding sequence ATGACCAGATCCCGCTCCCCAAACCCGTCGCGCTCGCCCCGTGCCCGCTCCAGGCGCAAGCCTGCCGCTTCGCGCGGCTGGCTGGGCTGGCTGTTCAAACTCGCCCTGGTTGGCAGCGTGTTGCTGGCCGGGTTGATGGTGTATTTCGATGCCGTGGTGCAGGAGAAGTTTTCCGGCAAGCGCTGGACGGTGCCGGCCAAGGTGTATGCGCGGCCGCTGGAGTTGTTTGCCGGACTGAAACTGGACAAGCAGGATTTTCTGACCGAACTGGAGGCTCTGGGTTACCGGCGTGTTACCTCGGTCAGCAGTCCGGGTACGGTTTCGGTTGCCGGCAATAACATCGAGCTGGGCACGCGCGGCTTCATGTTCTATGAAGGGGCGGAACCGGCACAACGGGTCCGCGTACGCTTCTCCGGCAATTATGTGGCTGAGTTGAGCCGCGCCAATGGCGGCAAACTCGCCGTTGCCAGGCTTGAACCCCTGCTGATGGGCGGCCTGTACCCTGCGCACAATGAGGATCGCGTACTGATCCAGCTGGATCAGGCACCGATCTATCTGCTGGAAACGCTGGTGGCGGTCGAGGATCGGGATTTCTACAAACACCTGGGGGTATCGCCCAAATCGATCGCCCGGGCACTGTGGGTCAATGCCGCTGCCGGCGGAGTGCGCCAGGGCGGCAGTACCTTGACGCAACAGTTGGTCAAGAACTTCTACCTGAGCAACGAGCGCAGTCTGACGCGCAAGGCAACCGAAGCACTGATGGCCTTGTTGCTGGAACTGCATTACAGCAAGCAGGAAATTCTCGAAGCCTACCTCAATGAAGTCTTTCTCGGGCAGGACGGCCAGCGCGCCATTCACGGCTTTGGTCTGGCCAGCCAGTACTATTTCAGTCAGCCGCTCTCGGAGCTGAAGCTGGATCAGGTTGCCTTGCTGGTAGGCATGGTCAAGGGGCCTTCGTATTACAACCCGCGCCGCTATCCGGAAAGGGCACTGGCGCGGCGCAATCTGGTGCTGGATTTGCTCGCCGAGCAGCAGATCATCACTCCTGACGAGGCTGAGGCAGCGAAGAAGAAGCCGCTCGGCGTGACCCAGCGCGGTACCTTGGCCAATACCTCCTATCCGGCCTTCATGGATCTGATCAAGCGCCAGTTGCGCGAGGATTATCAGGAACAGGACCTCACCGAAGAAGGCTTGCGCATCTTTACCAGTTTCGATCCGATCCGCCAGACCGAGGCGGAGTCGGCATTGACCGAGACGCTGAAGCGCCTGGGCTCGCGCAAGGGTGTCGACGCAGTCGAAGCGGCCATGGTGGTGACCAATCCGGAAACGGGCGAAGTGCAGGCGCTGATTGGCAGCCGGAATCCGCGCTTTGCCGGCTTCAACCGTGCAGTGGACGCGGTGCGGCCGATAGGCTCGCTGATCAAGCCGGCGGTCTACCTGACCGCTCTGGAGCGCCCGAGCCAGTACACCTTGACCAGCCATCTGCTCGATGAGCCGTTTTCCGTCAAAGGCCAGGATGGTCAGGTCTGGAAGCCGCAAAATTATGACCGCAAGGCCCATGGGGATATCTTTCTTTATCAGGGGCTGGCGAATTCCTACAACCTGTCGACTGCCAAATTGGGCCTCGAACTGGGCGTGCCCAAAGTGCTCAACTCGCTGGGGCGTCTGGGTGTCGAGCAGGACTGGCCTGCCTATCCGTCGATGCTGCTGGGTGCCGGCGGGCTGAGCCCGTTACAGGTGGCCGGGATGTACCAGACCATCGCCAATGGCGGATTCAATACGCCGTTGCGGGCTATTCGCAGTGTGTTGACTGCCGATGGCGAGCCGCTCAAACGCTATCCGATCCAGATCCAGCAGCGCTTTGATCCGGGTGCCATTTATCTGTTGCAAAATGCCATGCAGCGAGTGATGCGCGAAGGTACCGGGCGTTCGGTTTATAACCAGTTGCCGGCTTCGCTGATCGTGGCAGGCAAGACCGGTACCAGCAACGACTCGCGCGACAGCTGGTTTGCCGGGTTTAGCCAGGACCTGCTCGCAGTGGTCTGGCTGGGCCGTGACGACAATGGCAAAACCCCGCTGACCGGGGCCACCGGAGCCTTGCAGGTCTGGACCAGTTTCATGCGCAAGGCTGAGCCGGTGTCGCTGGATATGCCGCTGCCGGATAATGTGACCCAGGCATGGATTGATGGCACAACCGGTCAGGGCTCGGATCCGAGTTGTACCAATGCTGTGCAGATGCCCTATATTCGGGGCAGCCAGCCGGCAGCCGGCACACCCTGTGGCCTGACCGCTCCCGTAGAGTCCGTGATGGACTGGGTGCGTGGCTGGGTTGAGTGA
- a CDS encoding DUF4124 domain-containing protein, whose protein sequence is MRRIILLASFSLALSSQLMASPIYQWVDANGQSHFGAQPPQGVQATLVDTGTGNGTGKIGLPPPSDLPKLKDERDADAQKKIDAEVKQKVAKQQAELKQYCDSLRTNLAQLENNPRLNVEENGQPRRLTEPERQAKIADAQKQIKENCN, encoded by the coding sequence ATGCGCCGCATCATCCTTCTTGCCAGCTTTTCGCTTGCCCTGTCCAGCCAGCTCATGGCCAGCCCGATTTACCAATGGGTGGATGCCAACGGGCAATCTCACTTCGGCGCCCAACCGCCACAGGGCGTCCAGGCAACCCTGGTAGATACCGGAACCGGCAACGGCACGGGCAAAATCGGCTTACCGCCGCCTTCTGACCTACCCAAGCTGAAGGACGAAAGAGACGCCGATGCGCAGAAAAAGATTGATGCGGAAGTCAAACAGAAAGTCGCCAAGCAGCAAGCCGAACTGAAACAGTATTGCGACTCGCTGCGCACCAATCTCGCCCAGCTCGAAAACAATCCGCGACTGAACGTCGAGGAGAACGGTCAACCACGTCGTTTAACCGAGCCCGAGCGGCAGGCAAAAATTGCCGATGCGCAGAAACAGATCAAGGAAAACTGCAATTGA
- a CDS encoding YqcC family protein codes for MDTRVPQLADHLLLIERELHVLGWWSAESPAQEDLASQEPFCVDTLDFDQWLQWIFLPRMKHIIEQGHPLPAVSGIQQMAEMVYADRPGQVAGLLQLLGAFDRLISGASE; via the coding sequence ATGGATACACGCGTACCGCAACTGGCGGATCACCTGCTGTTGATCGAGCGCGAGCTGCATGTGCTTGGCTGGTGGTCGGCGGAGTCGCCGGCACAGGAAGATCTGGCCAGTCAGGAACCGTTCTGCGTGGATACCCTGGATTTCGATCAGTGGTTGCAGTGGATATTTTTGCCGCGCATGAAACACATCATCGAGCAGGGGCATCCTTTGCCGGCGGTGTCGGGTATTCAGCAGATGGCTGAAATGGTCTACGCAGATCGACCGGGGCAGGTCGCCGGGTTGTTGCAGTTGCTGGGCGCTTTTGATCGGCTGATCTCCGGCGCCAGCGAGTAG
- a CDS encoding tetratricopeptide repeat protein, with translation MNKNRVCALAVCVVLLGGCASAQRGAIPVVDAGGPLSAGGASSSIPDGQAVEQDSGVVVMVPGGSSSAPIQTFPAPSGSAVTAQPVMSGSEPLPVGGYGMPVVPSSAPVSGIPSGGNLSADEQLDGPVLALLTTAQQQQGSGDLNGAASSLERAQRIAPREPQVLYRLAEVRLAQGDPAQAEQLARRGLTYAGGRPQLQASLWELIARAREQQGDPQGAAQARERARVTL, from the coding sequence GTGAATAAGAATCGGGTTTGCGCATTGGCCGTTTGTGTCGTGCTGCTGGGAGGCTGTGCCAGTGCACAGCGCGGAGCAATTCCTGTGGTTGATGCCGGTGGCCCGCTGTCTGCCGGGGGCGCCAGCAGTTCGATACCGGACGGGCAGGCTGTCGAGCAGGATTCCGGCGTGGTGGTTATGGTTCCGGGTGGCAGCAGTTCGGCGCCGATCCAGACGTTTCCGGCGCCCTCCGGTTCAGCGGTTACAGCTCAACCGGTGATGTCGGGCAGTGAGCCGCTGCCGGTTGGCGGTTACGGGATGCCGGTTGTGCCGTCGTCAGCGCCGGTTTCCGGCATTCCGTCCGGGGGCAATCTGAGTGCTGACGAGCAGCTGGATGGGCCGGTGCTGGCTTTGCTGACTACCGCCCAGCAACAGCAGGGCAGTGGTGATCTGAATGGTGCGGCATCGAGCCTTGAGCGTGCACAACGAATAGCCCCGCGCGAGCCGCAGGTGTTGTACCGGCTGGCGGAGGTTCGTCTTGCCCAGGGCGACCCGGCCCAGGCCGAACAACTGGCCCGACGTGGCCTGACCTATGCGGGTGGACGCCCGCAGTTGCAGGCCAGTCTGTGGGAGTTAATTGCCCGGGCACGCGAGCAGCAGGGTGATCCGCAGGGTGCTGCGCAGGCGCGTGAGCGGGCCAGAGTTACACTCTGA